Within the Pseudomonadota bacterium genome, the region AGGTCACCACGGTCACTAAACTGGCCCGCAACCACGGCTTCCCGCTGCTCTGCAGCATGCAAAAGGCTTAACTGATATGATCAGCAAAGATTTAGAATATACCATTCTTGCGGCATTTCGCGAAGCCCAGAACCGGGCCCATGAATACCTCTGCGTTGAACACCTGCTCTACGCCCTGCTGCATAATGATTACGGCACTGAAATAATCAGGGATTGCGGTGGCAATCCGGAAGTTTTGAAGCGACAGCTGGAAATCTATTTCAATACCAGGATGACATCCCTGCCGGCCGATAAACCACAAGCACCGGTTGAGACCATGGCTTTTCAGCGCTTGATCCAACGTACCATCCTCCATGTTCAGGCCGCCGAAAAAGAGGAAGCGGGAATCGGGGATATGCTTGGGGCAATATTTGAAGAGGAAGACTCCCATGCCTGCTATTTTCTTCGCCAGCAGGATATTACCAGGTTGGTGGTCATCAATTATCTGGCCCATGGAATCAAAAAAGACGGAGAGCTTCTACCGGAAAAGAAAAGCCATCCGGACAGTGACAGGAAAAAGAAAAAAAAGCGGGAGGAAGACAGTTTTCTCGAAAAGTTCACCCTCAACCTGCTGGAACAGGCAGCAGATGGCCACATTGACCCGCTGATTGGTCGCCAAGATGAAATGCAACGCACCCTGCAGGTGTTATGCCGACGGCAGAAAAATAACCCCATCTATGTAGGAGAACCAGGGGTAGGGAAAACTGCCATGGCTGAAGGCCTGGCTTTACAGCTTTTTAGCGGCGATGTTCCCGATATCCTGAAAGATTTTGAAATGTTCACCCTTGACCTGGGGGCCCTGCTGGCAGGAACCAAATTCCGGGGCCAGTTTGAAGAACGACTCAAGGGGGTGATCAGGGAATTACAGCAGAAAAAGAAGGCTATCCTGTTTATTGATGAAATTCACACCATTGTCGGTGCCGGAGCCACCAGCGGCAGCTCCATGGATGCCTCAAATATTCTCAAGCCCTTTCTGGCCAACGGTAATTTTCGCTGCATCGGAGCAACCACTCACGAAGAATATAAACTGAATTTCAGCAAAGACCGGGCACTGTCCCGGCGCTTTCAAAAAATCCAGCTGCCGGAACCCAGCATCGATGAAACCATTAAAATTCTTCAGGGTTTGCGCCAACGCTATGAAGAGCACCATAACATATCCTATACCCAGGCAGCATTACGGACAGCGGCCGAACTGACCAGCCACTACCTGAATGACCGTTACCTGCCTGACAAGGCCATTGATGTCATAGATGAGGCCGCAGCCGCGGTTCAGCTCCTGCCGGTAAGTCAGCGACGCAAACGCATCACCCCAACGGATATTGAACGGGTTGTTTCCCTGATTGCCAGGGTTCCGGTGCAAAAAGCAGACAGTAAATCACCGAATAACCTGGTCAGCCTGGAGAACAACCTGAAAAGACTTATTTTCGGTCAGGACCAGGCAATCTCAGCTTTATCCAAAGCGCTGAAAAGATCCCAGGCCGGCCTCAACAACCCGGATCGACCGCTCGGCAGCTTTTTGTTTACCGGACCTACCGGAGTTGGAAAAACTGAAGTCAGCCGCCAGACGGCCGCCCTCCTGGGGGTCAAATTTATCCGCTTTGACATGAGCGAATACATGGAAAAGCATGCGGTAGCCCGGCTGATTGGTGCCCCTCCGGGCTATGTTGGTTTTGACCAGGGAGGCCAGCTGACCGAGCAGGTACGCAAACATCCCCACAGCATTATTTTATTGGATGAAATTGAAAAAGCACACCCGGATATCTTCAATATTCTCCTGCAGATCATGGATTACGCCACCCTCACTGATAACAATGGTCAAAAAGCTGATTTCCGCCATACCATTCTGATCATGACCAGCAACGCCGGGGCTCGGGAAATGGCCGGCAATTCTATCGGCTTCGGAGAACTTTCTCAAGATGTAACGGATAAAGGCAGGAAAGCGCTGGAAAAACTTTTTGCCCCGGAGTTTCGCAACCGGCTGGATGAAACAATCTTCTTTCAGCCGTTGGACCAGGATATCATGATCAGGGTAGTAGATAAATTTCTCACCAGGTTAGACCATTTTCTTACCATGAAAAAGGTGGAATTCTCCATCACCGACAAAGCCAAAATCTGGCTGGCCGGAAAAGGTTACGACCCGAAGTTCGGCGCCCGCCCCCTTGATCGGCTGATCCAGGACACCATCAAAGATCCCCTGGCTGAAGAAATACTTTTCGGTAAGTTAAAAGGCGGCGGCAGGGTCCGGGTAAAGATAAGCGGCAGCCGGCTGGCTTTTTCATTCCCGGATGCTTAAAATAAATCTCCGGGGATGTTCCGGCATGGCTCTCGCTCATTCTCGCCGGCCGTCCATGGCGATGCAAGTCAGAAAGTTGAAAATAAATATAACGTTTCGTAGCAATAAAGATCATCGTGCCGGTTTATCAGCTCAATAACAACCTGACATTTCCTCCGCCTGAGATGGCTGAACCTACCGGCCTGCTGGCCATCGGCGGTGATTTAGGTCCGGAAAGACTGCTCCAGGCCTATGCCCGCGGCATCTTTCCCTGGTATTCCCCCGGTGATCCACTCCTCTGGTGGTCTCCCGATCCCCGGACCATCCTGTTTCCCAAAGAATTTCACTGTCCTCGGCGCCTTCAACGTACTGTCCGCCGGCAACGGTTTACCGTCCGGGCTGACACCTGTTTCGCCCAGGTCATAGAAGCCTGCGCCACCATCCCCCGCCAGCATGAAAAAGGCACCTGGATCACAACGGAAATGCAGGCGGCCTATATCCAGCTGCACCAGGCGGGTTTTGCCCATTCTATCGAAACCTGGCAGGATAATCAGCTGATGGGAGGTCTCTACGGCATCTCACTGGGACGCTGTTTTTTCGGCGAATCCATGTTCTCCCGGGTCAGCGACGCTTCAAAAACCGCCCTGGCAATCTTAGTAAAAAAGCTCCTTGATTGGAACTTCCTTTTCATTGACTGCCAGTTTCAGACCGAACATCTGTCACGTT harbors:
- the clpA gene encoding ATP-dependent Clp protease ATP-binding subunit ClpA, translated to MISKDLEYTILAAFREAQNRAHEYLCVEHLLYALLHNDYGTEIIRDCGGNPEVLKRQLEIYFNTRMTSLPADKPQAPVETMAFQRLIQRTILHVQAAEKEEAGIGDMLGAIFEEEDSHACYFLRQQDITRLVVINYLAHGIKKDGELLPEKKSHPDSDRKKKKKREEDSFLEKFTLNLLEQAADGHIDPLIGRQDEMQRTLQVLCRRQKNNPIYVGEPGVGKTAMAEGLALQLFSGDVPDILKDFEMFTLDLGALLAGTKFRGQFEERLKGVIRELQQKKKAILFIDEIHTIVGAGATSGSSMDASNILKPFLANGNFRCIGATTHEEYKLNFSKDRALSRRFQKIQLPEPSIDETIKILQGLRQRYEEHHNISYTQAALRTAAELTSHYLNDRYLPDKAIDVIDEAAAAVQLLPVSQRRKRITPTDIERVVSLIARVPVQKADSKSPNNLVSLENNLKRLIFGQDQAISALSKALKRSQAGLNNPDRPLGSFLFTGPTGVGKTEVSRQTAALLGVKFIRFDMSEYMEKHAVARLIGAPPGYVGFDQGGQLTEQVRKHPHSIILLDEIEKAHPDIFNILLQIMDYATLTDNNGQKADFRHTILIMTSNAGAREMAGNSIGFGELSQDVTDKGRKALEKLFAPEFRNRLDETIFFQPLDQDIMIRVVDKFLTRLDHFLTMKKVEFSITDKAKIWLAGKGYDPKFGARPLDRLIQDTIKDPLAEEILFGKLKGGGRVRVKISGSRLAFSFPDA
- the aat gene encoding leucyl/phenylalanyl-tRNA--protein transferase — translated: MPVYQLNNNLTFPPPEMAEPTGLLAIGGDLGPERLLQAYARGIFPWYSPGDPLLWWSPDPRTILFPKEFHCPRRLQRTVRRQRFTVRADTCFAQVIEACATIPRQHEKGTWITTEMQAAYIQLHQAGFAHSIETWQDNQLMGGLYGISLGRCFFGESMFSRVSDASKTALAILVKKLLDWNFLFIDCQFQTEHLSRFGAREISRRRYLKLLEHALEHPSKPGPWNF